The Anguilla rostrata isolate EN2019 chromosome 2, ASM1855537v3, whole genome shotgun sequence genome contains the following window.
gcacagacatagaGAAGAGATATTTGCTCTGACAAGAATTGaagtggctcttaaaagagcctttgttGTATGGATTGCGTGCTGGCAAGCTGTCTTAAGCGCGCTCTCCCCGGATGCGGCGGGCTAGCTGGATATCCTTGGGCATGATGGTCACTCTCTTGGCGTGAATTGCGCACAGATTGGTGTCCTCGAACAGACCAACGAGATATGCCTCGCTAGCCTCCTGCAGAGCCATGACTGCTGAGCTTTGGAATCGGAGATCGGTCTTGAAATCCTGAGCGATCTCTCTCACAAGGCGCTGGAAGGGCAGTTTACGAATCAGTAGCTCAGTAGACTTCTGATAACGGCGGATTTCTCGCAGAGCCACAGTACCAGGCCTGTAGCGGTGAGGCTTCTTCACGCCGCCCGTTGCAGGCGCGCTCTTACGCGCCGCCTTCGTGGCAAGCTGTTTTCTGGGGGCTTTACCACCAGTTGACTTACGTGCGGTCTGCTTAGTTCTGGCCATTTCTTCTTATTCAAGACTCGGTTGTCAGAATGTAGCGCGATGCCGCCGACACACATTTAAAGCATACTAGCGAGGAGTTGATTGGATAAGATTTTACGGATCCTCATTGGCCCGGATCTTCCCTCCATTCCCTCCATTGGATCGTTCCTTCCGTTTCCTCAGCCGCCaaaaatttaaacttttttcttacCGCcttgattttacattacattacaggcatttagcagacgctcttatccagagcgacttactcaactttttacattgtatccatttatacaactggatatatactgaagcaatgtaggttaagtaccttgctcaagtctTTGCTACACTCCGTCTTCCGATTTACTCCAACGTCGCATACAGCAATATTGCTAATGTGAGTAGAACATCAGAAagattttttacaaataaaaattatccTCCCAGGGCATACGAAGCACATTTCGCAATTTGACATGCGACATTAATATGGTTAGTTAATGGAATAAGATTTATTCAATACAAAACTTTGATTAAACGTCCAATGTAAACAGTTTATGAATTCATTACCAAACGGTTAGTTGTAGTGGCCATGCGTCATGCGTCCACACTTCCacttaatttgatcagttaaacgCTTCgtatatgggacttttattcttcatggttGTGGTATCTAACAATGCGTCTATCAATGCGAGTGAATAATCAGAGTAACTAAACTTTCCTTTTCAATGCATTTCTAATTGGTTTAATAGTATCACTTGAACACTTCCCACATCCggttttccacaatttaattAGTGGTGCAAATACGGTTTGGTTCCCAGAACCCAAAAACCATTGAACAATATTAAAATCGACAAGAAACTATCGTAAACTTATGGTTGAAATGGAAATTGTGTTCTTGATACAGACTtggtggctcttaaaagagcctttgggtGAATGGTCCTCGTGAGAGACAAATCACTTTGCCTTCACAGCCTTTTCGGTTTTCTTGGGGAGCAGAACAGCTTGGATGTTGGGCAGTACTCCGCCCTGGGCGATAGTGACGCCTCCGAGCAGTTTGTTCAGCTCTTCGTCATTACGCACTGCCAGCTGCAGATGTCTGGGAATGATGCGAGTTTTCTTGTTGTCGCGGGCCGCATTACCAGCCAGCTCCAGAATTTCAGCGGTCAGATACTCGAGCACAGCAGCCAGATAAACTGGAGCACCGGCACCAACGCGCTCGGCATAGTTTCCTTTACGCAGCAAGCGGTGAACGCGACCTACTGGAAACTGCAGTCCCGCCCTCGATGAACGAGTCTTAGCCTTCGCCCTCGCCTTACCGCCAGTTTTGCCCCGTCCACTCATTTTCACTCTTGTTCTatgaggagagaaaaaagaataagaCGGAGTAGAGGAGTGTCACTCTTATAGCAACACTCTATTCACCCATTGGCTGCAGCGTTGGTGGAATGTTGTCCAATGAAATAGGAGGACAATTTTTACATGGCGCTCACAGCACAGTACTGAATTGAGTCTCATCGGTACTTTGTAAAAAGCGCTTAATTGAAATTTCAGGCATTATAAAGTTTGAATGCTTGAAAACCGGTAATTCAAGAAACAATCAAGCATGTCAACATATAAGACGAACACAAAAGTCTCGCGTTACTTCTATATATACATTAATGACCAAGGCACATTTTATAAACCGTATGCATTGTTTCCCCCTTTATTCAGAAATCATCTGAATTACTGGAATTGAGTCTGATTAATATCTATTGTATAACAATTTCACTGCCAAAATGTGTATGATGGGTCcagaaaatgtttataaatttCACGTGAATTCTTCAGTTTATTTCCACATTAAAACCGTTTTTACTTTcattctatttttctttcttttctgtcgGTTTTATTCTCCTCCACAGTGATCTAGATTCAGCTCAATATCAAGTAACGTAAACCGGTATATTGATATTCATTCATCTATAACAATCACCTATGAACCATTGAGTTTAGAGGGAGCAGAAGAACACAGAATACCAGTATAGTCCACATACGCGTAGATTGTAGTGGTGCctggatgtgtttgtgcatgcctCCAgattaatatacatatatatatatatatgacacacacagacggctGACAAGCTTTCTTCTCGAGTTCAATAGATATCCTTAACTAGACACATGGACTTGCACTTTCAAGAAGCTGTGGatggctcttaaaagagcctttgaaCTTCGTAAATTTACGTTATAGCGTAATATGCGTTCACTTCTTCTTGGGAGCCGCTTTCTTGGCCTTGGTGGTCTTAGGTTTGGCAACTTTTGGCTTGGCCGCCTTCGCTTTCTTAGGACTCTTGGCCGCCTTCTTGGCTGCTGCTGCCGGCTTCTTGGTTTTCTTCGGACTCTTGACCGGCTTCTTCGCCGCAGCTGTCGGCTTCTTGGGTTTCTTTGGGCTCTTCTTCGCCTTAGCTGCAGCGGGCTTCTTCTTCGGCGACTTCTTGGCCGCAGGCTTCTTCGCTGCTGCCTTCTTGACCGCAACGGGCTTCTTAGCTTTAGGAGCTGCTTTCTTAGCGGGTTTCTTCACACTCTCCTGTTTTTTGTTGAGCTTAAATGAGCCAGATGCGCCGGTTCCCTTTGTCTGAAGCAAGGTCCCCTTAGTCACCAGGCTTCTAACAGCTAGCCTTACGCGTGAGTTGTTTTTCTCCACATCGTAGCCATTGGCGACCAGACCTTTCTTCAACGCAGCCAGAGATACTCCGCTCCTCTCCTTGGAAGCAGAAATTACTTTCACAA
Protein-coding sequences here:
- the LOC135249333 gene encoding histone H3; this encodes MARTKQTARKSTGGKAPRKQLATKAARKSAPATGGVKKPHRYRPGTVALREIRRYQKSTELLIRKLPFQRLVREIAQDFKTDLRFQSSAVMALQEASEAYLVGLFEDTNLCAIHAKRVTIMPKDIQLARRIRGERA
- the LOC135249330 gene encoding histone H1-like codes for the protein MSEVAPAPAAAAPAKAPKKKAASKPKNAGPSVGQLIVKVISASKERSGVSLAALKKGLVANGYDVEKNNSRVRLAVRSLVTKGTLLQTKGTGASGSFKLNKKQESVKKPAKKAAPKAKKPVAVKKAAAKKPAAKKSPKKKPAAAKAKKSPKKPKKPTAAAKKPVKSPKKTKKPAAAAKKAAKSPKKAKAAKPKVAKPKTTKAKKAAPKKK
- the LOC135249338 gene encoding histone H2A, producing the protein MSGRGKTGGKARAKAKTRSSRAGLQFPVGRVHRLLRKGNYAERVGAGAPVYLAAVLEYLTAEILELAGNAARDNKKTRIIPRHLQLAVRNDEELNKLLGGVTIAQGGVLPNIQAVLLPKKTEKAVKAK